Below is a genomic region from Helicobacter pylori.
TCACAGGGTCTAATCCCTTGCCATCATCAGAGATTTTAATCACAATGTGGTTACCCTCATTATACGCGCTCAATTGCACTTTACCGGTTTCAGGCTTGTTAAGCCTTCTTCTTTCTTCTAGAGGCTCAATCCCATGATCGCATGAGTTGCGGATAATGTGGATGAGCGGATCGCCAATCTCTTCTACAATGGATTTGTCTAATTCGGTTTCTTCGCCCTCAATGATCAATTCAATGCTCTTGCCTAATTCCCGGCTCAAATCCCTTACCATGCGAGGGAATTTATTGAACACTTTGCCCACTGGTTGCATCCTGGTTTTCATCACCGCAAGTTGCAAGTCTGTCGTTACCGCTGAAATAGAAGAAACCACCTGGTTTAATTCCTCTAAAAACTTTTCCCCATCATAGCGTTCTTCCACATCGCTATAAATCCTGATCAAGCGATTTTTGCCCAACACAAGCTCACCGATTAAATTCATTAAGTGATCCAAGCGGCGCACATCCACCCTAACGGTTTGCTCCACGCCAATAGAGGGGGCTTTATTTTCTTCAGTATCCGCTTTAGCCTTAGCTTTAGTTTCGGTTTTGGGGGTTTCTTTTGTTGGGGTAACTTCTTGTTTGGGTTTGGCTTCTTGTTTTTTTTGGGCTCTTCGTTCTTTATCGGCTTCTTGGCGCTTGTTGAGTAGCCGTTCAATTTCCGCTTCCACTTCTTCAGCGCTCATGTTAGTATAATCCAAATCCGGCTCATCGGCTAGCGGGTTATCGCTCGCGGGGTTTTCTGCAGTAGGGGTTTTTGCCTTGTTTTCTTTATTTTCTTCTTTCACTTCTTTTTTCACTTCTTCTTTGGAAACTTCTTTAGTTCCTGAAGTTTCTTTAGTGCCATCTAAATTTTGGCTTGTAATAGCTTGAAGCTGTTTGACCGCTTCTTCAATCTCGTTTTCCTTGCCGTTATTAGCATCAGAGCCGGTATCTCTAATCGTTACGAGTAAAGTTTTCATCAAATCAATGGAGCGCAACACGACATCCATAATATCAGGCGTGATTTTGATTTCGCCCTTTCTGGCGCGATTCAGGACATCTTCCATGTTGTGCGTGAGGTGCGTGAGAATGTTGAGATTCAAAAACGAGCTAGAGCCTTTAATAGTATGAGCGACTCTAAAAATGCGATTGAGCAAGTCCAAATCCTCAGGGTTATGCTCCAACTCCACTAAATCCTGATCCAACTGCTCGTTCATTTCAAAGGCTTCAATCAAGAAGTCCTCCATTATTTCTTGCAAATCATCCATTTAAAACCCCTTTTTAGCGTTTGAGATAAGAGTATTTTACAATTTTATAAAAAGAATTACGCATTCTTGTCTAAAATCTTAGAAATTTCTTCGGTGAATTTCTCTGCGTCAAACTTGACTAAATACGCTACAGCCCCCATTTCTTTAGCCCTTTCAGCGCTGTAATTATCGCAAATAGAAGAATTAAAAATCACAGGAATATAGGCAAACCTAGGGTCTTTTTGGAGCTTGAATAAGAAATGATAGCCATCCATTTTAGGCATTTCAACATCTGAAATAATGAATTTCAAATGTTTCCTCAAATCGTCCCCGTATTTTTTGAACAACATTTCTAATTTGTTCAGCCCGTCTTCCCCATCCACAGCTTCAGTGATGCTAAAACCCAATTTACTCAAATGGTTTTTTAAGGTTTTTCTCGCCGTTCTGCTATCGTCTAAAAACAACACTTCGCCTTCAAAACGCTCTTTATTAGGGGTATCTTTAGTGTTTTTGGCGTCTTCATTAAGTTTTAAATCGTCTAAAATGCTTTCTAAATCCAAAATGAGCAAGGTTTTGTCGTTTTCAATGCGGGTCGTGCCGGTGATATTTTCTTTATTGATGCTATTAGAGGCGCTAAAGGATGCAGGCTCCACATCTTTCCAGCTAATGCGCCTGATACGCCTAGCCGAATGGACTAAAAAGCCCAATTTGACATTATTAAATTCCGTGATAATGACGATTTTTTCGTTTTCCTTGCTTTTATCTGGGACAATCCCTATCCATTTAGCCAAGTCTATAAGCGGAATGATCGTGGAGCGCAAATCAAACACGCCGATAATGTAATCCAAATTCGTGGGGTATTCAAAAAGGGTGGGCATGGGGATGATTTCTTGGACTTTAGCCACATTAATGCCATAAATCCCCTCATAAGGGACGCCCTCTTGCATGCCATAAATACGAAAATCCACGAGTTCTATCTCACTTAGTTTTAAATCGTTAGCTGTTTTTTCTGCCATGATTTAGGCGTCCTTATTTTGAGATGGTTCTAAAACGCTTGATGATACCTTAAAAAGGCTTTGTTCGTAATAAAAGGAGGGCAGTGGGCAATAAATAGGCGCATTCAAGGGGATTTTTGCACCGCTTTTGAGGTGAAAATGCCCCTCTATAATGCCGTCAATGTTACCAATGTTAAGATTTTTAATGTAGTTTTGATAGGCTTTTAGGCGCTTTTCAATAAAGGCTTTTAATTCTTTTGGATCTAATTCCCAAAGGCGGATGGGTTTTTGATAAATGAGTTTTTTAAAAAGAGGGTATAAGGTTTTAAAACTTAATAAATTTAAAAAAGTTAAAAAAAATCTAGCCCAAGTGGAAGTGAGTTGCGTGATGTAAAATTCATACGCTTTAGTGGTGAATAAATCCCCATGGGCTAGTAAAAAGCGTTTGTTATCATGTTGGAATAATACGGGCTGGTTTTGGCGCTCAAAAACCACCACTTTAGAATTGAATACAAAACGCATGGAAAAATCATGGTTGCCTTCAAAGTAAAAGACTTGTGAAATTTCGCTTAAAGCATGGATTAAACCAATGATTTTTTGCTGCTCTTTGTCTAGGGGTAAATAGCCCACAAGAACATGGAAAATATCGCCCATGAAAAAGACTTGTGGGGGTTTGGCGCGTAAAAGTTCTTTAAGCGTATTGATTAAATGAGGGCTTTTAGGCAAAAAATGCGCATCAGAGATAAAAACAGCCCCGCTTTTAAGTGCATAAGATTCTAGCATCTTACTCTTTGAACAAAAAAGAGCCAATCCTCAAAAGATTCGCCCCACAAGCAATCGCTAATTCAAAATCATCACTCATGCCCATTGAAAGAATACTCGCGTTCTTTAATCGGTCAAAAAGCTTTTTGGTGGTGGTAAAGGATTTCTCAATCTCCTTTTCATCATCAACATGAGCGCCTATACACATAAGCCCCTTAAGTTTGAGATGCTTGCAAGTTTCACTGATTTGAGAATAAATTTCTAGCGTTTCTTCAGGCACCACCCCGTTTTTACTTTCCTCATACGCGCTATTAACCTGTAAAAGAGCGTTTAGATTGACGCCCAATACTTCGCAACGCTTTTCTATCTTCAAAGCGAGTTTTAAAGAGTCTAAAGAATGCAAAAGAGCGGGTTTTAAATTCAAAAGCGCATTGATTTTATTCTCTTGTAAAGAGCCTATCATGTGCCATTCAAGGGGTAAATGCTCTAAAGAGCGCATTTTAGTTTTTAAATCTTGAACTCTATTTTCTCCAAAAGCCCTTTGAGAGCAGTTGTAGTAATGTTGGATAGCTTCTAAGGAAGCGTTTTTTGAAACAGCCACGATTTTGACAATATGGTGCCTTGAATAGGCGATGCGAGCCTTTTCTATTTTGGTGATGAGAGTATCAATCCTTTGGCGGTAATCTAACATAATTCTTCTTTATGGCTATTCTTTATAGATCTTCTTTGTGCGTGCTGAAAGAATGCGTGAGATGGAATTTTTGATTTAAAGTTTCAAAATCTTTTAAAAGCCCTTTCTTTTTCAAATTTTCTATGACTTCCATGGAGCAATTGGTTTCGGTGGGCCATTCTCTAAAATGTTTATCCATAACGCCCTTATTGGTAGCGTCTATAAAAAAACAATGTTTAGAGGTGAGAATATCACGCTTAGCGTCAATATTATTAACGATGCGCCATAACAGCATGTAAGGGTTGTTTAAATCGTTGCTGATATGCTCTACAAAGATGACAATGCGTAAATGCTCTTCAAAACCGAGCAAGTTTTTAGCCAATTCAATGACGCTTTTATCTTTCTTTTCCACGCTAATGAAGCAAATGGGGTTACGGGTGTGCGGGTAGTATTGCTTCAAAAGAACGATATTGGGCATTTTATCTTGTAAAAGCGCTAGTAGGGCGTTATCGTTTAAAAGCGTGGGGTAGGGGGTATTGCTTTTAGAGGTCGCATCAATACCGAGTTTCCCCCCCATAGCGTATTCAGGGCTTGCATGATCTAAAGCGTCGCATATGCCTTGAGAGATGAGAATTTTTTCTTTAGAAAAATTTTCTAATATATACTCAATGATAGCGTTGGTGTCTCTTAGATTGGGAGCGTCTTCATTGACAAAAATCGCATGTTTGACAAAACTCATCTGCCCCACACCCCAAAAAGCATGCATGACTTGCTTGGCATGAGCGTTATAGCGCGTGTGTATTTTGGCTAAAATCAAATTATGAAACACCCCATTTTCTGGCATATAATAATCTATAAGATTGGGGGCGTTCATTTGGAGTAAGGGTAAGAACAAGCGTTCAGTCAAATACCCCATGTATTTGTCTTCTAAAGGGGGTTTGCCCACCACAGTGGCTAAGTAAATGGAATCTTTTTTATAGCTAATGGTTTTGACTTCTAAAACAGGGTAAGGCTCAATGGGGGTATAATAGCCAGTGTGATCCCCAAAAGGCCCTTCAAGCTCTAATTTTTCGCAATCCACAAACCCTTCTATCACAATATCGCAATCTTTTGGCACGCTCAAAGGATTGCTCAAGCATGGCATTACGCACGCTTTTTTTCCTCTCATAAACCCATAGAGCATGAGTTCATAAATCCCATAAGGTAAGGGGGCTGTCGCGCACCATGTGTAGAGCAAATCCCCACCAATAGCGATACTGACGGGCATTTTGACTTTAGCCTTAGCGTATTCGTGGAAAAAGAGTTGGGAGTCTTTATGGATTTGCCAATGCAAGCCTAAATGGTTTTTATCATAAACTTGCAAACGATACATGCCCAAATTCTTTTTTTTATGATCCAAGCTTTGGGTATAGACTTGCCCCATAGTGATAAAAGCCCCGCCATCTTTTTCCCAAGTTTTTAAAACGGGCAGATCCCACAAATTGACTTCTTTATCTTGCTTGATAATGAGATCTTTAGGGCGAGTGGTTTTTTTAGGGAAAATGTGTCTTAAATCCCATAAATCTTTTAAGACTTTCAAACCCTCAGTGAAATTTTTAGGAGCACTAAAGTGCAAGAACGCTTGCATGCGTTGTTGCAGGCTTTCTATGGGGGTTTTTAACAAAAGATCCAGGCGTTTGAAAGAGCCAAAAGCGTTCATTAAAACCGGCATGTCAAAGGTTTTGATCTGGCCATGTTCTTTTCTTATGGGTTGCGTGAATAAAAGGGCTTTGCCCCCATTAGGTTTTTTCGCTTCTATATAGGCTAGATGAGCGATTTCCAAATCCACTTCAAGGGGGGTGTCAATGATTTCTAATTCATCATGTTTTTTTAAAAGCTTTAGAAAATCTCGCATCCAACTACCTTAAATAACCACATAATGAACGCTTAAGCATGCAGGAATATTTTTAAGCTCTTCTAAAACTTCCAAAGAAACTTCTTCATCTACAATAATGAGTGCTAGGGCTTCTTTTTGCGTGTTACGCCCCAAACGAAAATCAGCGATGTTAATGCCATGCCTAGCGAACGCATTCCCCACACTCCCAATAACGCCTGGAATATCTGTATTCCTAAATAGAAGCATTTTACCTTTTGGCTCTATATCAATATGAAACCCATCAATCTCAGTGAGTTTTAAAATATATTCTTCAAACACCGTGCCGCTCACGCTGATTGAACCATTAGCCGCATTTAGAGTTAAAGAGAGCATGTTTTTATAGGGCGAAGCGCTTTCTTTAAGACTAACCTTAATCTCAATGCCTCTTTCTTTGGCCACAAAGGGGGCGTTAATGTAATTGATTTTATCCCCTACAACAGGTTTTAACACCCCCACTAACGCAAAGGCTACAAGGGCGTCTTTGAATTGGTTGATCTCCCCACAAAGACTAAGCTCAATTTTTTGGCACACGCCCTTATGGATTTGACTGGAAAAATAACCCAATTTTTGCGCTAAATTCAAGTAGGCTTTCGCGCTTGCATCAAAAGCTTGCATGGGTAAATTCAAAGCATGCGGGTGGCTTGAACCCCTTAAAGATTCCATAACCCCTTGAGCGGCTTGTTTGGAAATTTCTTCTTGGGATTCTAAAGTGTTCGCGCCAATATGGGGGGTCGCATAAACATTGGGCAAGTCTAAGAGCTTGTTGTGAATGCCAGGCTCTTTAGAAAAGACATCAATGCCAAGCCAACGCACTTTTTTGGTTTCTAAAGCTTCATAAAGAGCGTCTTCATTATAAAGCCCCCCTCTAGCGCAATTGATCAAAATAACCCCTTTTTTCATGCGTTCGATCTCTTTAGCGCCTATCATGTTAATGGTTTCTTTGTTTTTAGGGGTGTGGATAGTGATCATATCGCATTGCAAAATGTCTTCAAAATTTTTTGTGTAAATGACCCCTAAATCAGTGGCTTTTGAAGAAGGGATATAAGGATCATAGGCTAGAACCTCCATTTCAAAGGCTTTAGCCCTAATGCCCACCCTAGAGCCAATATTCCCAAAACCAATGATGCCTAGCTTTTTATTTTTCAATTCCGTGCCATACCAATCTTCTCTTTTCCATAACCTTTGGTGTTTGATTTGATCGTTCGCGCAAGGGAACGAACGCACCGCATTGATCAAATGCGCCATGGTCAATTCCACGGCGGCAATCGTGTTAGCGGTAGGGATATTCATCACTACAATGCCTTTTTGAGAGCAGCTTTCTAAATCAATATTATCCACTCCCACGCCCGCTCTCACGATGGATTTTAAATTAGTTAAGGGTTTTAAAAAATCGCTTGTGATAGGGGTCATGCTACGCGTGATGAGCGCATCCATGGGAGTGAGTTTTTCTAAAAGCTCATTTTTGGGGCATTTGGAATAATCATGCAAGACAATGTCTTTTTGAGCTTCTAAAATTTGAATGCCTTTAGCATGGATGGGGTCGCAAATGGCTACTTGATACATTTTTATCCTTTGAATTTAAAAAACAGCATGATAGCGTATTTTATAATAGTCTAAATCAGCTAAAAAGCGTTCTTTTTTGTTTTTATCTAAATAGATGATGAGGTTAGGTTGGTTTTTGGTGTTATCGTAAGCGTAATCAATTTGTTCTTTCTTAAGGATTTCTTTTAAGCACCACCATTGATAGTCCTTTAAATCCTTAATGATAAGCTTTGAATATTCCCTTTTTTTTTCTTCAAAAGGGATTTCAAAATGATGCTCTATAACAGGGTAATTGATAACTTCTTGCACATCAAGGTTTTGAGAAAGGGCGTTATTGCGATCTTCTTCGTTATGAGAGGCTTTTTCATTATGAGAGGTTTCATCAGGGCTATTTTCTTCTAGGTTGATGTCATGGTTTTTTGCGTCTGTTTGAGAGTAGCTTTTATTTGTTTGAGAGATCGCATTTGTTTGAGAGATCGCATGAGAAGTAGCGGGCATTTCTTTTTTAACGCTTAAAAACAAATAGGCTAAAACGCCAAGAGCGACAGCTAGGGAAATAAAAGCAACAACACTCTTAAATCTCATGCTATTCTTATGTTTTTAAAATCGCTCTTTAGAGTTTTTCTTTAAGAATATCCCCTAAAGTCATTTTATCATCGCTCGTGTTAAAAGCTTGCAATTCTTCTTTTTCTTTTTTGCGCTCTAACCTATACACAGAAGCACGCACCTTGTTGTTAGATTTTTCAATCGCAACCACCACGCATGTGATTTCTTGCCCTATTTTGATTTCATCTTTTTTCAAGGGGTTCAAATCTTCATTTTTGATGAGCACATCAATGCCATCAGCATTAATGAATACGCCAAAATCCTTAATACTCACCACTTTGCCTTGAATCACGCTATCTGTTTTATGCTTTTGAGCGAATTCTTCTGTAGGGGAAGTAACTAGGTGTTTCGCGCTCAAAGAAATCTTTTTATCTTTTTTGTTGATTTTAAGGATTTTCACTTTGATCACATCGCCAATTTTATAGTGGTCTTTGCATTTTTTATCTTTATCCCAAAAAGCGTCGTGATTGTGGAGCAAACCATCCACCCCACCCAGATTCAAAAACGCCCCAAAATCCGTTAAAGTCGCTACTTTGCCTTCTAAAACATCCCCCACTTGGTGTTTGGATTCAAAAACATCAAAAGGCTTGTTAGTGAGTTGCTTTAAAGAAACCCTTAAACGGCGATTTTTTGGATCAATGTCAATGATCTTCACATCAATCTCTTGCCCCACGCTCAAATACTTGCTAGGGTGGCTGACATTTTTATCCCAAGAGATTTCAGAAACATGCAAAAAGCCTTCAATATCATTACCAATATCCACAAACGCCCCATAATTTTCAATATTGCTCACCACCACCTTAATGGCGTATCCGGGTTTTAGCTTGTCTTGGATCTCTTCCCATGGGTCTTCTATGGTCGCTTTTATGGAGAGTGAAAGGCGTCTTTTTTCTTCATCATAAGCGATGGCTTTGACACAGACTTCATCGCCCTCTTTGTAGTATTTTTCAGGGTTTACCGGTCCTTTATGGCTGATTTCAGAATAATGGACTAAGCCCTCAACCCCCTTAACTTCTACAAAAATACCAAAAGGGGTGATCTGGCGCACAACTCCTAACACCGGCTCTGTAGCTTCTAACAATTCTTTAGAAACTTCAAGCTGTCGTTTGTCATTGACTTCAAAGAATCGTTTGCGAGAAATATTGATAGAATGGTTTTCCTTATCCACACGAATGATGCACGCTTTAATGCGTTTGCCGATATGGTTTGCGTCATTCTTTAAAGAAGAGTGCGAGCGGGAGAGAAAATACTCCACGCCTTGAGACTCCACGATATAGCCCCCTTTATTCTTGCCTACAATCTTGCCTTCAATAATGGCGTTTTCATAGTTTTCGCCTAATTCTTCAATTTTCGCTTGAATCTTTTGTTGGGAAATGGCCTTTTTGTAGGAAACGCTAGGATGTTCACCTTTTTCGGACACATGCACGATAATGGGGTCATTTTTTTGATACAGCAACTGCCCCTTTTCATCGGTGATCTCGCTCAAAGCCAAACGACCTTCTGTCTTACCGCCCACGCTCACCATGGCATAACCATCATTCTCATTGATGGAAACGATTAGCCCTTCTTTGATAGTGCCTTTTTCTAGGGTTTCTTCTTTTTTTAAGAGTTCTGCGAAGTTTTCCTCCTCGTCATTAAAGTTCTGATCATCTGGTATCTTGCTCATTGACTGCCTTACTATAAAATAAATATAAAATCCTTAGGGGTATTGTATCCTTTTTTGGCTTACAAAATCGTTTAAAAACTAACAATCAGCGGTTTTTTTAAAGAAAATTTTCAAAATGTGTTAAATCGTGCTGATTTTTTGCTTGACATTTTCTATAATCCAATCCGGCGTGGAAGCCCCAGCGGTAATCCCGCACAATTTTTTATCCTTAAACCACGCTAACTCTAATTCGTTTTCATCTTCTACCAAGTAGCTGTCTTCACAATGCTGTTTGGCGATGCTTAAGAGCTGTTTGGTGTTTGAAGAAGTTTTACCGCCCACGACTATCATAATATCCACTTCCTTACTCAAATCCAAAGCGGCTTTTTGGTTGTAAGAAGTAGCGTTACAAATCGTGTTAAAAATACGCACTTCAGTGCATCTTTCCACCAAATAAGAAGCGATTTGCAAGAGTTTTGGGGTTTGCTTGGTGGTTTGAGAAACTAAAGCCACTTTCCGTTGGAGCTTTTTTTCTTGCAATTCTTCTAAAGAATTGATGACTAAAGCCTGGTTAGTGGCATAGCTGATCACGCCCTTGACTTCAGGGTGGTTAATATCCCCAAAAAGCACGATTTGATACCCTTCTTTGCTCATGGATTCCACAATTTGCTGGGGTTTGATCACATACGGACAAGTCGCATCAGTGATTTTGACCCCCTTATTTTTCAAGTATTCTAAATCCTGCTTAGGAATGCCATGGGTTCTTATGATCACGCTCTTATTTTTAGGGATTTTTTTAGGGTCTTCTTCAATTTTCACATTGAAGTTTTTTTCCAAACGATTGATTTCTTTAGCGTTATGAATGAGCGAGCCAAAAATCAAGCTGTTTTGATTTTTTTCAGCGATTTGTATCGCTCTTTTGACGCCAAAACAAAAACCATAATCCTTAGCCATTTTAATTTCCATTGAGACTCCCTTTTTTGAATAGATTGAGTAAGCGTTTGAATTGCGGGAAAGAAATGTTTGCGCATTCTAAATTATCAATTTCTAAAGGCAATGCTAAAGTTAAAATAGCGAAACTCATCGCAATCCTGTGATCGTTAAAGCTTTGGATAAGGGGGGGTTTTTTTTGAGAAAGGCGCTGTTTTAATTGAGTTATATCTTCTAATCCCTCTATGTAAAATCCGTCTTCAAACTCTTCGCACTCAATCCCTAAAGCTTTGAAATTAGAAACAACCGCTTTAATCCTATCGCTTTCTTTAGATCGTAAATCTTTAGCGTTTTTGACCATGCTTTTGCCTTTTGCAAAAAGCATAGCGATACTTAAAGCAGGGATTTCATCAATAAGGCTGGCGATATTTTGATCAATATTAATCGCTTTTAAAGAGGCATGCTCTATATAAATATCGCCAATCATTTCTAAATCTTTGGATTGAAACGCATACTCTATGGAAGCGCCCATTTTTTTCAACGCTTCAAAAGCTTCTATGCGGGTGGGGTTGAGCAAGACATTTTTTAAAAGAAGGCGGCTTTTTGGCGTAATCGCACAAGCGAGAGCGAAAAAAAACGCGCTAGACGGATCATTAGCTATGGTAAAATCAAAGGCTTCTAGGGGTTTTTCTAGGGGTGAAATCATTAAAACGCCGTCTTGATTTTGAATATCAGCTCCCAAACTTTTAAGCATGATTTCTGTGTGGTTACGGCTAAGCTCATTTTCTTTATAGGCGCTTGTGCCTTGAGCTTGTAAGGCGCTTAAAATAAAAGCGCTTTTGACTTGAGCTGAAGCGATAGGGCTTTCATAATGGCAAGCTTTTAAGGAACTCCCTAAGATCACTAAGGGGGCGAAATGGTTATCCTCTCTCCCTAAAATTTTTGCTCCAAAAGCTTTCAAAGGCTCAATGATTCTTTTCATGGGGCGTGCGTTTAAGGAATTGTCCCCGCTTAAAACAAAAAGGCCTTTTTGAGCGCTTAAAAGCCCGCTGTATAAACGCATACTGGTGCCAGAATTGTTGCAATTTAAAATCTTGTTAGGCTCTTTTATAGTTGTTGGGGGTGTGATTTTAAAAGAATTTTTTGCGGTATTTTCCACTTTAGCCCCTAAATTTTGAGCGATTTCTAAAGAGCTTAAACAATCTTCTCCCATTAAAAAATTCCGCACGAAACAAGGCTTTTGAGCGAGCAAGCTAAAAATAACGGCTCTGTGCGAGAGCGATTTATCGCTAGCGTTAATGTCAAGCTCTATCACATGTTATCCTTTATATTATCCCTTAAGGCGAGCGTTAAATTCTTTTTCTAAAATTTCAAGCGCTTTTTGCACGGCTGAATTGACCTCTTCATCATTTAGGGTTTTTTCTAAAGAATGGATCACGCAACGCACGCTTAAGGCTATGGAATTATGGCTTTCTTTAAAAATATCAAGGGGTAGAATCTCGCTTAAATTAGGGATTTGAGCGTCTTCTAGGGCTTTTTTAATCCTGCTAAAAGCGG
It encodes:
- the aroA gene encoding 3-phosphoshikimate 1-carboxyvinyltransferase — translated: MIELDINASDKSLSHRAVIFSLLAQKPCFVRNFLMGEDCLSSLEIAQNLGAKVENTAKNSFKITPPTTIKEPNKILNCNNSGTSMRLYSGLLSAQKGLFVLSGDNSLNARPMKRIIEPLKAFGAKILGREDNHFAPLVILGSSLKACHYESPIASAQVKSAFILSALQAQGTSAYKENELSRNHTEIMLKSLGADIQNQDGVLMISPLEKPLEAFDFTIANDPSSAFFFALACAITPKSRLLLKNVLLNPTRIEAFEALKKMGASIEYAFQSKDLEMIGDIYIEHASLKAINIDQNIASLIDEIPALSIAMLFAKGKSMVKNAKDLRSKESDRIKAVVSNFKALGIECEEFEDGFYIEGLEDITQLKQRLSQKKPPLIQSFNDHRIAMSFAILTLALPLEIDNLECANISFPQFKRLLNLFKKGSLNGN